Proteins encoded in a region of the Prunus persica cultivar Lovell chromosome G4, Prunus_persica_NCBIv2, whole genome shotgun sequence genome:
- the LOC18778274 gene encoding zinc finger CCCH domain-containing protein 22 isoform X1, producing MDSYEATKIVYSRIQNLDPENASKIMGFLLIQDHGDKEMIRLAFGPETLLHNLIINAKTQLGLLQSKPNSATPSSPSTFNPISRPNPLSLSSISNPSSPSSNLWSLSNPMSPSSTSSPSYANIVSKNSNPGSVSGSLLSPTISSSSLSSAYHSSTSELAEKYQLQSHLSFLSDPKTDDLFDGSQNAYSSSSLQKQSYSVPSMCFGAEDVNSGVGWKPCLYYSRGFCKNGSSCRFLHSGSINADGAPVDVGSPSNVNVLEQCQELLRSNAAAQQQKQAAVSHFMAGGTSFPYNKCMNFLMQQQNDTKRSATSALMMGDELHKFGRYQYERNDISTLTLGGNVNHSSRQIYLTFPADSTFREEDVSNYFSIYGPVQDVRIPYQQKRMFGFVTFVYSETVKIILAKGNPHFVCDSRVLVKPYKEKGKIPDKKQQHQQLERGDYHICTSLSGIDSREPSDLNLGSRMFYNTHEMVLRRKLEEQANLQQAIELQERRLMNLQLLGIKSNNHHHNQHQYYHGLSEGSPFPSPTLSHTPKNQSLIVSPNGNKEEVLEEFEGSLAEQLQQEMVNPAFNLIDHGSEDDNGNDFDLLECMEHILPDNLFASPKKSAADQINAFSTTTSAEVSTESTRVTTISSYNNNNNLLPTTSTSSNANATSPKSVLSKCPAWPAAMGRLTLLGNN from the exons atGGATTCTTATGAAGCTACTAAGATAGTTTACTCAAGGATCCAAAATTTGGATCCAGAAAATGCCTCAAAAATCATGGGGTTCCTTTTGATACAAGACCATGGTGACAAGGAGATGATACGCTTGGCATTTGGACCAGAGACTCTGCTGCACAATCTCATCATCAATGCCAAAACCCAACTTGGCCTTCTTCAGTCAAAACCCAACTCTGCTAcaccttcttctccttcaaccTTCAACCCCATCTCAAGGCCCAACCCTTTGTCCCTGTCCTCCATATCTAATCCCTCCTCCCCATCTTCAAACCTTTGGAGCCTCAGCAATCCCATGAGCCCCAGCTCCACTTCTTCACCCTCTTATGCCAATATTGTTAGCAAAAACAGTAACCCTGGTTCTGTTTCTGGGTCTTTGTTGTCACCCaccatatcatcatcatctttatCTTCAGCCTACCACTCTTCTACCAGTGAACTTGCTGAAAAATACCAGCTTCAGAGCCATCTTTCTTTCCTCAGTGATCCAAAGACTGATGATTTGTTTGATGGAAGCCAAAATGCTTATAGCAGTTCTTCACTGCAAAAGCAAAGTTACTCTGTACCCAGCATGTGTTTTGGAGCTGAAGATGTAAATTCTGGGGTTGGATGGAAGCCATGCTTGTATTACTCAAGAGGGTTCTGTAAAAATGGAAGCAGCTGCCGTTTTCTCCACAGTGGCTCCATTAATGCTGATGGTGCCCCCGTTGATGTTGGTTCTCCTAGCAATGTCAATGTACTTGAGCAGTGTCAAGAGTTACTCAGATCCAATGCTGCTGCCCAGCAGCAGAAACAAGCCGCAGTCTCACATTTTATGGCCGGTGGTACTTCTTTTCCATACAACAAGTGCATGAATTTTCTTATGCAGCAACAAAATGACACTAAAAG GTCAGCGACATCTGCATTGATGATGGGAGATGAGCTTCACAAGTTTGGGAGATACCAATATGAGAGAAATGACATTTCAACTTTAACTTTGGGAGGAAATGTTAATCACAGTTCTAGGCAGATCTACCTGACATTCCCAGCTGATAGTACATTTAGAGAAGAAGATGTCTCTAATTATTTTAG CATTTATGGACCAGTTCAAGATGTGAGGATTCCATACCAGCAAAAGAGGATGTTTGGATTTGTTACATTTGTGTATTCAGAGACTGTGAAGATTATTCTGGCTAAAGGGAACCCTCATTTTGTCTGTGATTCGCGGGTGCTAGTGAAGCCTTACAAGGAGAAGGGGAAAATACCAGACAA GAAGCAACAACACCAACAGTTGGAGAGGGGAGACTATCATATCTGCACAAGCCTGTCTGGGATTGATTCTAGGGAGCCTTCTGACCTCAATCTTG GATCAAGAATGTTTTACAATACCCATGAGATGGTGTTAAGGAGGAAATTAGAGGAACAAGCTAATTTGCAGCAAGCCATTGAACTCCAAGAAAGAAGGCTTATGAACCTGCAACTTCTAGGCATCAAGAGTAACaatcatcatcataatcaacatCAATACTATCATGGTCTTTCAGAAGGGTCTCCATTTCCCTCACCAACTTTATCTCATACACCCAAAAATCAATCCCTCATTGTTTCACCAAATGGGAATAAAGAAGAAGTCCTAGAAG AATTTGAAGGTAGTCTAGCTGAACAACTGCAGCAGGAGATGGTGAATCCAGCTTTCAATCTCATTGACCATGGCAGTGAGGATGACAATGGCAATGACTTTGACCTCCTCGAATG TATGGAGCACATTCTGCCTGATAACCTCTTTGCTTCTCCAAAAAAATCAGCTGCTGACCAAATAAATGCCTTCTCAACTACTACTTCTGCAGAAGTCAGTACTGAAAGCACCAGAGTCACAACCATTTCTTCttacaacaataataataatttactgCCCACCACTTCTACCTCCTCCAATGCAAATGCAACTTCCCCAAAATCTGTTCTCTCAAAATGCCCAG CATGGCCAGCAGCAATGGGGAGATTGACTTTGCTAGG AAACAATTGA
- the LOC18778274 gene encoding zinc finger CCCH domain-containing protein 22 isoform X2 — translation MDSYEATKIVYSRIQNLDPENASKIMGFLLIQDHGDKEMIRLAFGPETLLHNLIINAKTQLGLLQSKPNSATPSSPSTFNPISRPNPLSLSSISNPSSPSSNLWSLSNPMSPSSTSSPSYANIVSKNSNPGSVSGSLLSPTISSSSLSSAYHSSTSELAEKYQLQSHLSFLSDPKTDDLFDGSQNAYSSSSLQKQSYSVPSMCFGAEDVNSGVGWKPCLYYSRGFCKNGSSCRFLHSGSINADGAPVDVGSPSNVNVLEQCQELLRSNAAAQQQKQAAVSHFMAGGTSFPYNKCMNFLMQQQNDTKRSATSALMMGDELHKFGRYQYERNDISTLTLGGNVNHSSRQIYLTFPADSTFREEDVSNYFSIYGPVQDVRIPYQQKRMFGFVTFVYSETVKIILAKGNPHFVCDSRVLVKPYKEKGKIPDKKQQHQQLERGDYHICTSLSGIDSREPSDLNLGSRMFYNTHEMVLRRKLEEQANLQQAIELQERRLMNLQLLGIKSNNHHHNQHQYYHGLSEGSPFPSPTLSHTPKNQSLIVSPNGNKEEVLEEFEGSLAEQLQQEMVNPAFNLIDHGSEDDNGNDFDLLECMEHILPDNLFASPKKSAADQINAFSTTTSAEVSTESTRVTTISSYNNNNNLLPTTSTSSNANATSPKSVLSKCPGFLLGMEPLECN, via the exons atGGATTCTTATGAAGCTACTAAGATAGTTTACTCAAGGATCCAAAATTTGGATCCAGAAAATGCCTCAAAAATCATGGGGTTCCTTTTGATACAAGACCATGGTGACAAGGAGATGATACGCTTGGCATTTGGACCAGAGACTCTGCTGCACAATCTCATCATCAATGCCAAAACCCAACTTGGCCTTCTTCAGTCAAAACCCAACTCTGCTAcaccttcttctccttcaaccTTCAACCCCATCTCAAGGCCCAACCCTTTGTCCCTGTCCTCCATATCTAATCCCTCCTCCCCATCTTCAAACCTTTGGAGCCTCAGCAATCCCATGAGCCCCAGCTCCACTTCTTCACCCTCTTATGCCAATATTGTTAGCAAAAACAGTAACCCTGGTTCTGTTTCTGGGTCTTTGTTGTCACCCaccatatcatcatcatctttatCTTCAGCCTACCACTCTTCTACCAGTGAACTTGCTGAAAAATACCAGCTTCAGAGCCATCTTTCTTTCCTCAGTGATCCAAAGACTGATGATTTGTTTGATGGAAGCCAAAATGCTTATAGCAGTTCTTCACTGCAAAAGCAAAGTTACTCTGTACCCAGCATGTGTTTTGGAGCTGAAGATGTAAATTCTGGGGTTGGATGGAAGCCATGCTTGTATTACTCAAGAGGGTTCTGTAAAAATGGAAGCAGCTGCCGTTTTCTCCACAGTGGCTCCATTAATGCTGATGGTGCCCCCGTTGATGTTGGTTCTCCTAGCAATGTCAATGTACTTGAGCAGTGTCAAGAGTTACTCAGATCCAATGCTGCTGCCCAGCAGCAGAAACAAGCCGCAGTCTCACATTTTATGGCCGGTGGTACTTCTTTTCCATACAACAAGTGCATGAATTTTCTTATGCAGCAACAAAATGACACTAAAAG GTCAGCGACATCTGCATTGATGATGGGAGATGAGCTTCACAAGTTTGGGAGATACCAATATGAGAGAAATGACATTTCAACTTTAACTTTGGGAGGAAATGTTAATCACAGTTCTAGGCAGATCTACCTGACATTCCCAGCTGATAGTACATTTAGAGAAGAAGATGTCTCTAATTATTTTAG CATTTATGGACCAGTTCAAGATGTGAGGATTCCATACCAGCAAAAGAGGATGTTTGGATTTGTTACATTTGTGTATTCAGAGACTGTGAAGATTATTCTGGCTAAAGGGAACCCTCATTTTGTCTGTGATTCGCGGGTGCTAGTGAAGCCTTACAAGGAGAAGGGGAAAATACCAGACAA GAAGCAACAACACCAACAGTTGGAGAGGGGAGACTATCATATCTGCACAAGCCTGTCTGGGATTGATTCTAGGGAGCCTTCTGACCTCAATCTTG GATCAAGAATGTTTTACAATACCCATGAGATGGTGTTAAGGAGGAAATTAGAGGAACAAGCTAATTTGCAGCAAGCCATTGAACTCCAAGAAAGAAGGCTTATGAACCTGCAACTTCTAGGCATCAAGAGTAACaatcatcatcataatcaacatCAATACTATCATGGTCTTTCAGAAGGGTCTCCATTTCCCTCACCAACTTTATCTCATACACCCAAAAATCAATCCCTCATTGTTTCACCAAATGGGAATAAAGAAGAAGTCCTAGAAG AATTTGAAGGTAGTCTAGCTGAACAACTGCAGCAGGAGATGGTGAATCCAGCTTTCAATCTCATTGACCATGGCAGTGAGGATGACAATGGCAATGACTTTGACCTCCTCGAATG TATGGAGCACATTCTGCCTGATAACCTCTTTGCTTCTCCAAAAAAATCAGCTGCTGACCAAATAAATGCCTTCTCAACTACTACTTCTGCAGAAGTCAGTACTGAAAGCACCAGAGTCACAACCATTTCTTCttacaacaataataataatttactgCCCACCACTTCTACCTCCTCCAATGCAAATGCAACTTCCCCAAAATCTGTTCTCTCAAAATGCCCAG gttttcttttgggtatGGAACCATTGGAATGTAATTAA